AAATTGcagtataaacattaaacactaATTTGCACtagaatttactatttactatttagtagaatggaatgtataatatttgatagaagtataatattttaatgatagccattatacttattatgccAACCATGAacttttgacaaaataaaccAAGGTTAATAACAAAACCGTTATAGTTACCACTGTGGTAACAATAAGATATCGATAGCAATAGTCTGATATTCAAACGTCTAATCactttatcaaatttatgatACTGTTATCAAGCTTCAAAACTTTCGTTCTTACTTGTtacttgttaattgttatttcatattataaaattgtcacatttttgatttttcaaatttaaaattttctaaaacacaaaatgtttattcaatttaaatatcaatacatcaataaacattaagtgcaattatttgttttgtagttgaataatattttatatttttatcttaatttatttattatatttgagttaaaatgactagtataagtattaaatgtcaaaaatgtCGATTTGAATTAGCATCAAGTGAGAGTTCATCTATACTTGATTGTCATGAAAAGCAAATTCAAAATACAGCTAGAGTAACATACAGTTGTAATGACAATGTAATGGAAAATAATTGGTACTTATCATCTACTAATTTACCCGAATGGATAAATTCATCAGTTGAAGAAGTAAgtacatcataataaattagttttacaaataaattattaaaatgactattcattgtatatatatatggcttTTTGTTATAGAGATTAGACATTTGTACCTACTGATAtgtcaattaattaatgttagttATTGACTTATTGTTACGATTTTTACTCAGTTTCATAGATAATTTATGGGACTCTtctccatattattatttatcctgCTATTTGAttcaatgaaattataaaaaaatatggctTCAGAAGGTATTACCTATGCCttcatttctaattttaatttcttaatgcAATAcctattaagtacctacttctAA
The DNA window shown above is from Aphis gossypii isolate Hap1 chromosome 2, ASM2018417v2, whole genome shotgun sequence and carries:
- the LOC114119788 gene encoding E3 ubiquitin-protein ligase RNF180-like; amino-acid sequence: MTSISIKCQKCRFELASSESSSILDCHEKQIQNTARVTYSCNDNVMENNWYLSSTNLPEWINSSVEEEDWQKGKLSCPNCNLRVGSFDFVGGMKCPCKKYVLPQIHLVKSKVDIYFR